The stretch of DNA GGCGACGCGAACCTGCGGGGCGCGAACTTGCGCCGCGCGAACCTGCTCGGCGCAAACCTTGGCCGCGCGGACCTGACCGGCGCGGACCTGCGCCGCGCGAACCTGCTCGGCTCGGAGCTGAGTCACGCGAACCTGACCGGCGCGGACCTGCGCGGCACGCACTTGATCGGCGTGGAGTTGAGCAGCGCGAACCTGCGGAGCGCGAACCTGCATGGCGCTAACCTGAGCCGTGCGGTACTCAGCCGTACGAACCTGACCGGCGCTGACCTGCGCGGTGCGGACCTGAACGGCGCCGACCTTAACGGCGCCGACCTGAGCCGTGTAATTTTTGACGACAGCACGAGATGGCCTTCGGGCTATCCGGTACCCCCGAGGCGACCTCAAACCTTCTGAGCTATAGAGCCGCGAAAATGCACCATACATCAACTTTGGATTCTGATAAATGAACATTGAGCATCTCTTTAAGAGGCTATCCGAGACGCCCAGCATGCTTCTCCCAGATGGTCGTTACGCCACAGTGGTCGCCTTCATCGAGGGGTGTAACGCGGGGACCGAATGGAGACTACTGGACGGTTTTAACGAATGGGTTCAGGGGCAGTTGTACGGTGCGGGGTATAAAAGCTCGTTGCATTGGTCACTGATCATCGCTGGTCGATATGAAGCCCGCCTACTTGACGGAACAGAGGGGCTTTCTGGAATTTCCTCAGAAGCTGAGGTGCTCGCGATCGGTTTGCTGTTAGAAAAGTTAAATGAATTTGTGTCACGATGTCGCGCGTCAGAATCTTTGGCACAGGGGTTTGTTGGTCCTGAGCTAAGGAGTTGACCATGGGTCGTCCGCCCCAGTTCCCGGTCGAGGACAAGCTGCGCATCGTGCTCAGCGTCCTGTCCGGGGAGATGACGATCGTCGAGGCCGCGAGGCGCAACCAGACCAGTGAGCAGTCGATCGGCCGGTGGAAGCAGCAGTTCCTCGAAGGCGGGAAGGCGGGTCTGGCCGAGGGCGGCCGGGTCGTCGACAACCCGCGTGAACGGGCCCTCCAAGAGCAGATCGACGAGCTGACCAGCGCTCTCGGCGAGGCGCATGTCGAGTTGCGGGTGTGGAAGAAGTCCGCGGAGTACCGGCTGGCCCCTTCGAGGACCTCGAGGTGATCCGCGTAGCTGCGGCGATGCCGGTCTCGAGGTTCACAGCGCTGACCGGCATCCCGCGTCGCACCTACCACCGGTGGCAGGCCAACGCCCGGGCCGGCGGTCGGGCGAAGGGGCCGTGGCCGGCACCGGTCGTCGACCTGATCGAGCCCCTCGTGGCGAAGTACGCCGACGACTGGCCGGGCTGGGGACACCGCAAGATCTTCGGCCTGATGCGCGCCGACGGCATCGCGGTGTCGATCTCCAGTGTGGAGCGGGCGATGCGCCGCCGCGGCCTGCTCCAACCCGTCGACTACCAGGGCCTGCGCCGGGAACTGGCGAAAGCGCGCAAGGCGGCGTTCGCCGACCCGCCGACCGGGCCGTTGCAGGTGTGGCAGCTGGACTTCTCCGAGTACGAGACCACCACCGGCGGGGTCTGGCGCCTGGCCGGGGTCTGCGACTACTACTCGAAATACGAGTACGGATGGCACATCGCACCCACCTGCACCGGCGCGGACGCCATCGCCTCGGTGCGCCTGGCGATCGCCGAGGCCGAACGCCTCGCCGACGGAGTGCCTCTCGCGGAGCAGCTCACCGACCCAGCCACGGGGAAGATCACCCGGATCAAGCTGGTCACCGACAACGGCGGCGCGTTCAAGGGCCACGCCTTCGCCGCGTTCATCGCCTCCCGCCCCGAGCTCCTCCACATCCGCACCCGCCGCAAGAGCCCAGGCCAGAACGGGGTCCGGGAACGCGCATTCGGCAGCCTCAAATACGAGCACCTCTACCGGATGGAGATCGAGACCCTGCCCGACCTGCACCGCGAGGCCGAAGCGTACCGGCAGGTCTTCAACCACATCCGCCCGCACGAAGCCCTCGGGTTCTACCGGCCGATCGAGGTCCACCACGATCCAGGACTGAAACCCCAGCCCACACCCAAGATCCCGAAACCCAACCTTCAACCGACGAATCTTGAGCCAGGTTCTTGACGCGGGACAACGACATGGAGATTTTGCTGCCCACGCATAGGTTATGTCGGTATCTATGAGTTCATTCCATCCTCCTCCATGTCGATCGGACGGCGGACAGAGCGACGTTTTCGGCCTCCCCGACCCGTGCGGGTTGCTTGGCCAGAGCACACGCGGTCTGATATGCCGCGACGGCACGTAGCTCGGGCCGGTGTGTCATCAGGCTGAACGTGGCCGCGCGATCAGCTGCGATCAGCCGCCGCCCGCAGCGCGGCGAGCCTGGCGCCCAGCTGCATGCGAGCTTCGGTGACGGCCTTCGGATCATCTGCCACTGCTGCGCACCCCACTCGTTCCGTGCGGAGAATAGTTGACCCATACTCGATGTGAAAGCTACATTTGCCCAGCTCAAAACAGCATCGCAAAAGCGAGACTCGATCGCTCTCCGGAGGCGGGATGTCTGATGATCGACGGGTATCGGTAGCCTCGCTGGGTGACCGGTCATGTGTTCATCAGCTACAGCCATGCGCCTGATGCCGGGTATGTGGATCAGTTAGCAGCACATCTGTCGGCTGCGGGCGTGACGGTGTGGCTCGACCGGGAGATTGTCAGTGGTGACCGGTGGGATGACCTGATCCGGGACCGGATCGATTCATGTGCGGTGTTCGTAGTGGTGATGTCGCCTGCTTCGGAGGCGTCGCCGTGGGTGAAGCGCGAGATCAACCGTGCCGAATCGATGGGCAAGCCGATACTGCCGTTGCTGTTGGCGGGCCGGGTATTCTTCCGGCTCAGCGATCTCCAGTACGAAGACGTGATCGGCGGCCTCATGCCGCCGGAAGGCTACGTTCACAGACTCCGGCAGCGTCTGTCGGCATCGACTGCGTCGGTAGGCACAGCCGCCGAGGCGACGCTCACCCGGCAGTTCAACGACGCGAAGGCCCTGTCCGACCGTCGCGATTACTCGGGGGCGGCAAGGCTGCTGGAGCATGTCGTCACCGGCCGTACCTCAGTCCTGGGCGCCGACCACCCCGACACGCTGTCCGCCCGGCAAGCCTTGGCAGACAACATCGGTGACGCGGGCGATCCGCACAAGGCGGTGCGCCTGCTTCGAGAGTTGCTCGCAGACGACCTCCGGACCTTGGGCGCCGACCACCCTCACACCCTGACCGCCCGGCACAACTTGGCGTACTACGTCGGTGAGGACGGGGATCGGAAGGAGGCGGTGCGCCTGTACCGGGAGGTGATCGCCGACGGCACCCGCGTCCTGGGCGCCGACCACCCTCACACCCTGGACGCCCGGCACCTCATGGCGTACCACGTCGGTGAGGACGGCGACCGGAAGGAGGCGGTGCGCCTGTACCGGGAGGTGATCGCCGACCGCACCCGCGTCCTGGGCGCCGACCACCCTCACACCCTGAGCTCCCGGCACTTCATGGCGCTCTACGTCGGTGAGGACGGCGACCGGAAGGAGGCGGTGCGCCTGCTCCGGGAGGTGATCGCCGACCGCACCCGCGTCCTGGGCGCTGACCACTTTTACACTGCGGCCAGTCGTGATTGGCTTAAACACTTCGGCGGATAAGCAGCTACCTGCCCGTTGCGACGGACTTCAAGACCACCACCAAACACAGCGCTTAGCTGCTCAGATACGCCTTCGCTTTCCCGTTGACCGCCCATCCTCCGCAGGCGAACGGCACCGCCTCCGGAGAGCTTCGTATCGGGGTACGAGGCCCATGAGTCCAGGTACGCTGAAGCACCCTTCCCAGTCGACGATCGTTCCTTCGGAGTGGTCCACTATCTGTGGATCGAGCATCTGTAGTAGAGGGTGTTCTGGCCGGTCAGAAAACACATCGGTCTTGCGAACCTCGATGACGATCGCCCGGACTGATGCGCCGAGCTGCGGTGCTGCCAGCCCGGCGCCGTTGAGCGATCGCAGGCGGTCGACCATGCCGGCCTGCGCCACGAGCTGGGCAGCTATTTCGCCACACTGATCGCCGCCTACCGCAAGCGACCGGATCCGCCCGGCCTCATCGGCAGCCTGGCGAGCACCGACGCCCCGCGGCTGACGCCGTACGACGTCATCGCCACCAGCGAGATGCTGCTGCTCGGCGGCTTCGAAACCGCGGTCAACTTGATCGGCAACGCCGTGCTGGCCCTGCTGCGCCACCCCGACCAGCTCACTATGGTCCGCGACGACCCGTCGCTGACCGGCCCCGCCGTCGAGGAGACCCTGCGGTACGACCCGCGGGTCCAGTACCCCTTGCGGGTCGCCCGGACCGACACCACCTTCGCCCGCTCGCCATCCGCGCCGGAACCCCGATCGTGGTCCTGCTCGCCAGCGCCAACCGCGACCCGAGCGTCTTCGCCGACCCGGCCACCTTCGACCTGAGCCGGCCCAACGCGCACCGGCATCTGGCGTTCTCCGCCGGAGCGCACTATTGCCTCGGCGCCGGCCTGGCCCGAGCCGAGGCCGCCGCCGCGCTGGCCGGCCTGCTGCGCCGCTACGCACGGCTGCGGCTGGCAGGGACGGTGACGCCCCGGCAGTCCCGCGTCATCCGCGGCCCCCTACGACTGCCCGTCTAGCTGGCCCGACGGCTGGCTCGGATGTGCGATGCCGTAGTTTCGGACCGCCTATGACACGGAGGTGATGCTCAGCACCACTTCGCCGTAGGCGGACGGAACCGTTCCCAGGCCCAGCGTGCACAGCAGGTAGGACACGGCAGGAGTAGTCACTGTCTGCAGCACGGAGTCGCCGGCGAACAGCCCGCTGACCACGGTGCCGGTGAAGGTGACGATCAGCGCTGCGCCGGCGACGGTCGCCGTGGTGTTGGCCGTGATGGTCGAGGTCTGGCCGGTGTTCCACGTGATGGTGAAGGTCGTGGTGCCGGCGGCGAGCAGCGACGTGCAGCTGCTGGGACGGGTGATGTTGGTTGTACGGACGCCGGACGTCAGACCGGGCACGGTCGCGGAGACGCACGGGCTGTAGATGGTGGTCGCCTGGATGGCGATCGGCACGACCGTCGCTGTCAGCGGCGGGGAGTAGGCGGTCGTCTCGGAGCTCGGCGGGGTGCAGGTGACGTCGAGCAGAGTGGCCTGGGCCGGCTGCGTCATCGTCACGAGGCCGGTCGCCGCCAGGGCGGTGACCGTGCACAGGCGGACCAGCATGCTGGCTAGTTTGCGCATCAGTGGGGTCCTTTCGTCGGCACTCCACGACACAGACCGTGTGAGCCGCGTTCCACGACCACACCGCAGACCTAGGCATCACGTTCGTGCGTCCGGGCCGCCGCAACAAGCCCCGCCGCCACGGCAGCCTCGCACCCGTCCGCCAATGCATCGAATCGATCTTCGGCACGTTGAGAACCATTTCAGCCTCGAACAACACGGCGGACGATCGTCACCGGCGTCTTCACCCGCGTCGCCCAACGCCTCCTCGCCCCCGCCGCAGCCGTCTGGCACAACTGGACCGCCGACCAACTCACCAAACGATCACTGACCGCGTACGACCATCAGGTGTCGGTCTGCGGTCAGAGCGGTACGAAGTACTGCAAGAACTACAATGGCAATATTGTCGGCGGCTGGTTCCCCAGTGTGGCCGAATGGACCCGACGACTGCCGGGAATCGTGACGCGCCGCAGCGGACCACCTCTTCAGGCGGGCCAATGACTCCGTTCATGACCGGGATTTCCTATCTTCCTCATAGGAGCAACTACCGGCGCCCCGGCGACGCGTTGACCGTGGTGTCGCTGGACAGCCTCGTCCGGTCATAAATCAGAAGACCCTCATCGCCATCGCCGGGCAGCTCAAGCGCAGCAGGTCGCATTCATTTTCCCTCCGTAAGGAAGCCGCACACTACCTCACGCGGCAAGAGGTATACCTTCACCTATTTTCGCTGGTGGAGTTCATGGTGACGATCATCGTGGCCAACAACAACACCAACACCTTGGGCGACACTGGTGACGACGAACCAGAAGGTGCCTGTCCTGGCGTTGCTGCCGAACCCGACCGGTCAGTGCGCTCGGTCTAACGCCGCTCAGGGTAGCGCCGACCATTCTCTGCAAAGGCGCTGCCCGAGCTGCTCACCGCAGCAGGCCAAGGCTCAGCTCGGCAAGGAAATCGAGTTGGGCGAAGGCGACGGCCCACGGGTCTGACTGGGCCACCGCCTCGGGATGTACGGGTTCACATCGATTGATCTCGACAGAGGTTGCCTGCGGCTGCTGGAATGTTTCCATGTCTGGACAGGACTGGGTCCCTGAAGACGCCGTACGCCGGGGTCTTCGGTGCCATGAGATCGTGCTGTTTTGCGGTGCCGGTATCAGTATGGACGCCCCCGCTACTTTGCCGGACTGGAATTCGTTTCGTGATGAGACGATCCGGGCTGTGGCTTCGGTTGACGGTGCGCTGTCTGATCTGGTGCCGGTCCTGATCGATAGGGAGCCGATGGCAGCCGGGCGGCGCGGGCTTGCCCCTGAGGTGATCGCCTCGCAGACGCTGGCGGTGTGTCCGGACTATTTTGATTGCCTGTCAGCGCTCGATCACGATGACTGGAACCGCAACCACGCGCTCATTGCCCATAGCGTGAAGGCAGGGCTGGTCAGGCAGATCATCACGACCAATTTTGACCAGCTTATCGAGAAGGCGTTGACCTCTCTTGGCGTCGCGTTCCATGTTTACCGTACCGATGAGGACTTTGCGCAATGGACGGCAGCAGGGCCTAGGGCTGCCGTCGAGGTGTTCAAGCTGCACGGTTGCCTGTCTGATCCGGATTCGATAGTGGCCACCGTCGAGCAGGAGGCCGTTGGTGTAAGTCCTGCCAAAGCCGGCGTGCTGCGCCAGATCTGGCCAGGGCAGATTGGTCTTTTCTGGGGATATAGCGGCGCCGATCTCAAGGCCGCACACGATTATCTGCGTCTGGCGGAGTGCGCGGAGCACCTCCGCGCAGTGATCTGGAACCTGTACTCAACCCCGGACTGGCGTGAGGAACCGCTTCCGGAGCTGCGTCAACTCCTCGACTCTCTCGCGGGTAAAGGACATATCGTCTACTGCGACATCGCGTCGATCCTGGCCGGGATGCTCGGCGTGAGCGGGCAAGACCTGGGCGTCCGCACTGGGGAAGACTCGGCTGGGATTAAGGCCAGACGTAACGCCGAGCTTGGCGCCGCGATCCGCGCCTGGGCCAGTGCATCGCTACGGCCGGAACAGGCATTGGAAATCTTCGGCGAGCTTCTCGAACGCATTGATGAACCCGGCGCCGCGTTGGCCTGCTACGAGCGGCTTGGCTCACTCCTGGTGAACGAAACGGGTGAGGCGGTGCGGGTGCTGGAGGCACACGCGGGCACCCGCCAGGCATTGCTGCTATGTGCACTGGGTTTGACCGATGAGGCGGAATGGGTCCGGGCCAAGACCCGTGAGGCAGCAGTCGCGGTCGGGTCGGTTGATTCGCTGATCACCCTGGCGATGGTGCATGCCCGGCTCCTGGCTGAGCGCGACGGTTTCCTGGCCTCGTTGCAGCCACGCGCGTTCGCTCATCGTGTTGCCCGCTGGGCGTCGCCGGCCGGTGTACGCGCCCAGTTGGAGCTCAGCCTCGATACAGCCCGAGAGTTCTTCCGTCAGGGCTTGGTCGAGGAATCCCTCGCCGCGCTCGACGATCTAGACAGCCAGGCGCAGGAGGGCGGCTTCCTCGAAATTCGCAGCCGGGTACTGGCGTTGCGGTCGCAGGTCCACCGTGCCTGGAACGAGTTGGCGGAGGCGCTTCGCTGC from Allocatelliglobosispora scoriae encodes:
- a CDS encoding transposase — protein: MGRPPQFPVEDKLRIVLSVLSGEMTIVEAARRNQTSEQSIGRWKQQFLEGGKAGLAEGGRVVDNPRERALQEQIDELTSALGEAHVELRVWKKSAEYRLAPSRTSR
- a CDS encoding integrase core domain-containing protein gives rise to the protein MIRVAAAMPVSRFTALTGIPRRTYHRWQANARAGGRAKGPWPAPVVDLIEPLVAKYADDWPGWGHRKIFGLMRADGIAVSISSVERAMRRRGLLQPVDYQGLRRELAKARKAAFADPPTGPLQVWQLDFSEYETTTGGVWRLAGVCDYYSKYEYGWHIAPTCTGADAIASVRLAIAEAERLADGVPLAEQLTDPATGKITRIKLVTDNGGAFKGHAFAAFIASRPELLHIRTRRKSPGQNGVRERAFGSLKYEHLYRMEIETLPDLHREAEAYRQVFNHIRPHEALGFYRPIEVHHDPGLKPQPTPKIPKPNLQPTNLEPGS
- a CDS encoding tetratricopeptide repeat protein, which gives rise to MTGHVFISYSHAPDAGYVDQLAAHLSAAGVTVWLDREIVSGDRWDDLIRDRIDSCAVFVVVMSPASEASPWVKREINRAESMGKPILPLLLAGRVFFRLSDLQYEDVIGGLMPPEGYVHRLRQRLSASTASVGTAAEATLTRQFNDAKALSDRRDYSGAARLLEHVVTGRTSVLGADHPDTLSARQALADNIGDAGDPHKAVRLLRELLADDLRTLGADHPHTLTARHNLAYYVGEDGDRKEAVRLYREVIADGTRVLGADHPHTLDARHLMAYHVGEDGDRKEAVRLYREVIADRTRVLGADHPHTLSSRHFMALYVGEDGDRKEAVRLLREVIADRTRVLGADHFYTAASRDWLKHFGG
- a CDS encoding peptide deformylase → MAQQGQHGVADQVDRGFEAAEQQHLAGGDDVVRRQPRGVGARQAADEAGRIRSLAVGGDQCGEIAAQLVAQAGMVDRLRSLNGAGLAAPQLGASVRAIVIEVRKTDVFSDRPEHPLLQMLDPQIVDHSEGTIVDWEGCFSVPGLMGLVPRYEALRRRCRSPAEDGRSTGKRRRI